Part of the bacterium genome is shown below.
GCATTTCTCAATTCTGGAATCTCTAGTCTTTTCTTGCTTGGCAGCAGAAAAATAAAGTACATAGCCGCGTTGTCGCCCTGGCGTCAATTTCTTAAAAGATGTCATCAAGCCCGGAGTTTTCTTCAACTGCGCCTGAATGTCCTTCGGAATCTCGAAACCCACCGCCTTCGTCATTTTAACTTCCATGCCAGCGGATTCGATGGCAATCGCTTCCGAGATGTATTGCTTAATAATCTTCTCCGACTTGATAATTTCTTTTACGTCAGTAAACCTCAATTGTCGACCGGCTTGGACATTGGGGGTTTGCTGGACAAGAAGCCCTTTAGCATCCTTCAAGAGCGCGCCTTTAAGAAAGAGAATGGCGCAGTAGCCCTTGAAGACATGAAGCAAAAAGACATTCTTATTCTCGAGCGTGTAGCAAGGTTGGCCCCACTTAAGCTCTTCCGTAAGCCCCGATGCCAATGCAATCGACCTGAGGGCCACGTATTCTTTCTTCCATACGCTCTCGTGGCTAAGGAAAACATCAACCTTTCGATTCATGCCCAATATCTTAGAGATTCCCAGGATTGATGTCAGTACGGAAATCATCAATTTCCTGCCAAGAATAGAATTTACTTTCTAGAGAGTCCCCATTTTGTAACCTTAAAGATTGCCTCCAGAACGATTTGGAAGCTCATTTTGCTCGTCCCAATTGTTCGCTCAACAAAGGTGATTGGTACTTCCTTGATGACCGCTCCAACCCGAAGCGCCTCACGAGTCATCTCGATTTGAAAGCTATAACCTTGAGATTCGATGCCATCCAGATCCATCCTCCTGAGAAGTTCGGCTCGATAAATCCGAAATCCGGCGGTCATGTCGTTAACGGCAGTAGATAAAACCCTCTTCGAGTAAAGGTTCGCGATTCTTGAAAGTACCTCGCGATGTCTGGACCAATTCTCAATCTTTCCCCCAGGGATCCATCGAGACCCAATCACCAAATCATTTTCATCCGATTTGCCAATTTCCTTCAATAACAGTTGAAGATCCTGGACTCGATGTGAACCATC
Proteins encoded:
- a CDS encoding YdeI/OmpD-associated family protein; its protein translation is MNRKVDVFLSHESVWKKEYVALRSIALASGLTEELKWGQPCYTLENKNVFLLHVFKGYCAILFLKGALLKDAKGLLVQQTPNVQAGRQLRFTDVKEIIKSEKIIKQYISEAIAIESAGMEVKMTKAVGFEIPKDIQAQLKKTPGLMTSFKKLTPGRQRGYVLYFSAAKQEKTRDSRIEKCAPRILDGKGLND
- a CDS encoding polyprenol monophosphomannose synthase produces the protein MRLSKNVVVIPTLNEAENIKELIPKLLPLDLDILIVDDSSADGTAEVARSFDKDGARIAILSRPSKLGLGSAYIQGFRRSLSLGYENLIQMDADGSHRVQDLQLLLKEIGKSDENDLVIGSRWIPGGKIENWSRHREVLSRIANLYSKRVLSTAVNDMTAGFRIYRAELLRRMDLDGIESQGYSFQIEMTREALRVGAVIKEVPITFVERTIGTSKMSFQIVLEAIFKVTKWGLSRK